A window from Heteronotia binoei isolate CCM8104 ecotype False Entrance Well chromosome 15, APGP_CSIRO_Hbin_v1, whole genome shotgun sequence encodes these proteins:
- the G6PC3 gene encoding glucose-6-phosphatase 3, translating into MDAFYSNGIWFAELLQRVPCLEDFWLWVTFLGDPKCVFIIYFPIAYFLDQKVGLKVLWLGLISEWFNLVFKWFLFGERPFWWVLESAYSSHREVSLHQFPASCETGPGSPSGHCMITGAALWPLVTTLSAWSSQHSKSRVMKAVPFTVYLLLLLAVGLSRIFILAHFPHQVLGGILAGIILGWLLESRVPLERELSFYLRAALFLLLSTLTIYWTLIALGVDLNWSISLATKWCANLRWIRIDTRPFASLTRDVATALGLGLSLHSSYYNHLKREKLSRSQRVWCASLAILVLKVLSNAVQPENSALWYGVTFVKYATFPWVVVALLPTLVHAMASRKTSPYQE; encoded by the exons ATGGATGCTTTCTACAGCAATGGAATCTGGTTTGCAGAGCTGCTGCAAAGGGTGCCGTGCTTGGAGGATTTCTGGCTATGGGTGACTTTCTTGGGTGACCCAAAATGCGTCTTCATCATCTATTTCCCAATTGCTTATTTCTTGGACCAGAAGGTTGGACTGAAAGTGCTCTGGCTGGGTTTAATCTCAGAATGGTTCAATTTAGTCTTTAAATG GTTCTTATTTGGTGAACGGCCCTTCTGGTGGGTTTTGGAGTCTGCATATTCCAGTCACAGGGAAGTCTCTCTCCATCAGTTTCCTGCATCCTGTGAAACGGGACCAG GTAGTCCTTCAGGCCACTGTATGATCACTGGAGCAGCACTGTGGCCACTTGTAACCACCTTGTCTGCGTGGTCATCCCAGCACTCCAAGAG CCGGGTGATGAAAGCAGTACCTTTTACTGTTTATCTGCTGCTCCTGCTGGCTGTGGGACTTTCGCGTATCTTCATCTTGGCTCATTTCCCTCATCAGGTACTTGGTGGCATCCTGGCAG gtATCATCCTTGGCTGGCTGCTGGAATCCCGGGTCCCGCTGGAGAGAGAACTTAGCTTCTACCTGCGGGCTGCGCTGTTCCTCTTGCTAAGTACCTTGACTATCTATTGGACCTTGATAGCTCTTGGTGTAGATCTGAACTG GTCAATCAGCCTTGCTACCAAGTGGTGCGCCAATCTCAGGTGGATCCGCATAGACACCCGACCCTTTGCGTCATTGACTCGTGATGTGGCCACAGCCCTTGGGCTCGGGCTGTCTCTCCACTCCTCCTACTACAACCACCTCAAAAGGGAGAAACTCAGCCGGTCTCAGAGGGTCTGGTGTGCCAGCTTGGCCATTTTGGTCCTGAAAGTCCTGAGCAACGCAGTGCAACCAGAGAACTCGGCTCTTTGGTATGGGGTGACGTTTGTCAAGTATGCCACATTCCCTTGGGTGGTGGTAGCATTGCTGCCCACACTAGTCCACGCTATGGCCTCCAGGAAGACATCCCCCTACCAAGAGTAG
- the LSM12 gene encoding protein LSM12 has protein sequence MAALGGEFFSVGSQVSCRTCHEQRLQGEVVAFDYPSKMLALKCPSSSGKPNHADILLINVQYVSDVEIINDRTETPPPLASLNVSKLANKARMEKEEKLSQAYAISAGVSLEGQQLFQTIHKTIKDCKWQEKNIVVMEDVVIAPPYQVENCKGKEGSALSHVRKIVEKHFRDVESQKVMQRTQVQPTQKESALSS, from the exons ATGGCGGCGCTGGGCGGCGAGTTCTTCAGTGTGGGCAGCCAAGTGTCGTGCCGGACTTGCCACGAGCAGCGCCTGCAAGGCGAGGTGGTGGCGTTTGACTACCCCAGCAAGATGCTGGCGCTCA AATGTCCTTCTTCCAGTGGCAAGCCTAACCATGCAGATATCTTGCTTATAAACGTACAGTATGTTTCAGACGTGGAAATAATCAACGACCGCACGGAAACTCCCCCACCTTTAGCTTCACTCAATGTTAGCAAG CTTGCGAACAAAGCACggatggagaaggaagaaaagctgaGCCAGGCGTACGCAATTAGTGCTGGGGTCTCTTTGGAAGGACAGCAGCTTTTCCAGACTATACACAAGAC CATTAAAGACTGTAAATGGCAAGAGAAGAATATAGTTGTGATGGAAGATGTCGTCATTGCCCCTCCATACCAAGTGGAAAACTGTAAAGGCAAAGAGGGGAGTGCCCTAAGTCATGTACGGAAAATA GTCGAGAAACATTTTAGAGATGTCGAAAGCCAAAAGGTGATGCAGCGTACACAAGTCCAGCCGACACAGAAGGAAAGCGCTCTCTCGTCCTGA